A single window of Desulfurellaceae bacterium DNA harbors:
- a CDS encoding TIGR03560 family F420-dependent LLM class oxidoreductase, translated as MTRFGIQIEPQFGFSYQEVAGLATDAERLGFDALWASDHLFWDAQSEQRNCMDAWTLLSALAPVTTRLRLGTLVSCNSYRLPSILAKVAASFDHLSNGRLEFGIGAGWKEMEYRAYGIPFPSIGTRLAQLEEAVQLIQLLWTQQRASFEGKHYRLERAVCAPKPVQRPLKTWIGGMGEKKLLRMVARYADGWNAMPGVPVEAMRKKMDVLRRHCDAVGRDYASIEKSLFILCCVVDDEAELRTRGAELEKVLGTADVIRAGRKIRTAGTPEQVAETLRGFQALGFDYFIAMFP; from the coding sequence ATGACACGCTTTGGGATTCAGATCGAACCCCAGTTTGGATTTTCGTACCAAGAGGTTGCGGGCCTGGCCACCGACGCCGAACGGCTCGGTTTTGACGCCCTGTGGGCATCCGACCATCTGTTCTGGGATGCCCAGTCCGAGCAGCGCAACTGCATGGACGCCTGGACCCTGCTGAGCGCCCTGGCGCCGGTCACCACCCGCCTGCGCTTAGGCACCCTGGTCAGCTGCAACTCCTACCGTCTGCCGAGCATCCTGGCCAAGGTCGCGGCCAGCTTCGACCATCTGAGCAACGGCCGTCTGGAGTTCGGCATTGGCGCGGGCTGGAAGGAGATGGAGTATCGGGCCTACGGCATTCCGTTTCCGTCAATCGGCACCCGACTGGCCCAGCTCGAAGAAGCCGTTCAGCTCATCCAGCTGTTATGGACCCAGCAGCGCGCCTCGTTTGAGGGCAAACACTACCGGCTTGAGCGGGCGGTGTGCGCGCCCAAGCCGGTCCAGCGTCCGCTCAAGACCTGGATTGGCGGCATGGGCGAGAAAAAGCTGCTGCGCATGGTGGCCCGTTACGCCGACGGCTGGAACGCCATGCCCGGCGTGCCGGTTGAGGCAATGCGGAAAAAGATGGACGTGCTGCGCCGTCACTGCGACGCGGTCGGGCGCGACTACGCCAGCATCGAAAAATCGCTGTTCATCCTGTGCTGCGTGGTCGATGACGAGGCCGAACTCAGAACCCGGGGGGCGGAGCTGGAAAAAGTCCTGGGCACGGCTGATGTCATCAGAGCCGGCCGCAAGATACGCACCGCAGGCACGCCCGAGCAGGTGGCCGAGACCCTGCGCGGATTTCAGGCGCTGGGCTTTGACTATTTTATCGCCATGTTTCCGT
- a CDS encoding class I SAM-dependent methyltransferase — MDLVTKHKWDNAAASFDFMNSYGPEKRWGPVKREFFSAMHGKILFLAVGTGLDIPFFPPKQDIVGIDISAKMLERAKARVDRYPGTIELHEMDVHDLPFPDASFDQVFTSCTFCSVPNPVKGLETLRRVLKPGGELRMFEHTGSRYFPFNVLLNVMNKVSKRLGPEVNRDTVSNVQRAGFRVRQVNHVFLDVVKTIVAEAPQH, encoded by the coding sequence ATGGACCTCGTAACAAAACACAAGTGGGATAATGCCGCCGCCAGCTTCGACTTCATGAATTCATACGGGCCGGAGAAGCGCTGGGGGCCGGTCAAGCGGGAGTTCTTCTCTGCCATGCACGGCAAGATCCTGTTTCTGGCGGTCGGCACGGGGCTCGACATTCCGTTCTTCCCGCCCAAGCAGGATATTGTCGGCATTGATATCAGCGCCAAAATGCTGGAGCGGGCCAAAGCCCGGGTGGATCGGTATCCGGGCACAATAGAACTCCACGAGATGGACGTGCACGACCTGCCGTTTCCCGACGCCAGCTTCGATCAGGTGTTCACCTCGTGCACCTTCTGCTCGGTGCCCAACCCGGTCAAAGGGCTGGAGACGCTCAGGCGGGTGCTCAAGCCCGGCGGCGAGCTGCGCATGTTCGAGCACACCGGCAGCCGCTATTTCCCGTTCAATGTGCTGCTCAATGTGATGAACAAGGTCTCAAAGCGCCTTGGACCCGAGGTCAACCGCGATACCGTCAGCAACGTGCAGCGGGCCGGCTTTCGGGTACGGCAGGTGAACCACGTTTTTTTGGACGTGGTCAAGACCATCGTGGCCGAGGCGCCGCAGCACTAA